A genomic stretch from Candidatus Methanomassiliicoccus intestinalis Issoire-Mx1 includes:
- a CDS encoding winged helix-turn-helix domain-containing protein: MSFQPLIHMFSITVESNTPLTPLDNVNDIAIEFLTHIGYLSKGYTPRSDAEDTSNSIPYVLFMDCFMKHPHKAWTADELAYELKTTKATVYRHINKLKSLDLLEEASAEQSDGKIKKGYKIRFGDLRKAWSFVEANVQMAMQNYRKTVEHFCDLMANDNTD, translated from the coding sequence ATGTCTTTTCAACCACTGATTCACATGTTCTCAATCACTGTAGAAAGCAACACTCCGCTGACACCATTAGATAATGTAAATGATATCGCTATAGAATTTTTAACTCATATAGGATATCTTTCCAAAGGATACACACCCAGAAGTGATGCTGAGGACACCAGTAACAGTATTCCTTATGTTTTATTCATGGATTGTTTTATGAAGCATCCTCATAAAGCATGGACTGCTGATGAACTTGCATATGAATTAAAAACTACAAAAGCTACCGTATACCGGCATATAAACAAACTCAAATCTTTAGATCTTTTAGAAGAAGCATCCGCAGAGCAGTCCGATGGCAAGATTAAGAAAGGATATAAGATCAGATTTGGAGACCTGCGGAAAGCATGGAGCTTTGTAGAAGCCAATGTTCAGATGGCTATGCAGAATTACAGAAAAACTGTAGAGCACTTCTGCGATCTGATGGCGAACGACAATACTGATTAA